The Longimicrobiaceae bacterium region GACCAGGAAGGCGTGCCCCACCAGCTCGCCCTCCGCCTCCACCAGCAGGTGCGTCCCCCCGGACAGGATCCCGTCCAGCCAGCGGACGATGCGGACGATGCCCACGGGGGGGAGCCCCTGCGCGGCGCGCTTCGGCTCGAAGCGCTCGTAGAAGCGCTCCAGCGCCGCCCGGTCCGCGGGGGTCGCCTCGCGCACGGCGTAGGCGCGGCCCTCCCGGTCGTGGAGCGCCGCGGGGAGGACCCGGGCGAGCGGCGGGAGCGGCGCGGGGGCCACGGCGGGCACCTCAGAATCCCATCCCCCACCCGCGCAGGAGCGGGAGGGCCTGGCGGCGGAGCGACTCCAGCGTCCGCAGATTGATGGCCGCGACCTCGTCGCGGCGGGGAACGGGGGGGAAGGCGTCCGGCTCGTCGCGGAGGCGCTCGGGGAGGAGCTCGGGGCTCTCCCCCTGCCAGCGGTCCAGCCAGGAGAAGGGGATGCGGTCCGGGGCCTTCTGCCCGGAGAGCCCGGCCCACACCAGCGTCCAGGCGCGCGGCACCACCCGCCAGATGTCGTATCCGCCGCCCCCGGTGCCCACGACCCGACCGCCGCAGACGCGGTCGGCGACCTCGCAGGTGATGCGGGTGGTCTC contains the following coding sequences:
- a CDS encoding GNAT family N-acetyltransferase, with protein sequence MPAVAPAPLPPLARVLPAALHDREGRAYAVREATPADRAALERFYERFEPKRAAQGLPPVGIVRIVRWLDGILSGGTHLLVEAEGELVGHAFLVPTDRAGVGEYAIFLDHGIRGRGVGTRVNRLAAEAAAALGLRRLWLSVEPHNRAAVRSYEKTGFRFRPETIYSSEAEMELEIPPETPPPAL